One window from the genome of Gimesia aquarii encodes:
- a CDS encoding SGNH/GDSL hydrolase family protein: MRIHSYLLTFLLLSFVSHFVSTSQADENSTVNQQDQLVLKEGDRIVLIGNTFADQQRLNNYLETLLTSHAPVKNITFRNLAWSGDTLSLRPRPLNFGSLDEHLRQQKADIILACFGMNESFAGQAGLKQFTDDWEQFLKHVTAQQYNGKSAPQVVMISPIAHETMGPPLPDPAEHNHSLLKYTQAMKAVAAKYNVPFVDLFTASKKQMDENPSQKLTRNGIHLNEYGYWVIDQIIASQLLGTQIKSPQIAADVKSKHIQATSAKIIETSFQPDTIQFTVKEKTLPIPAPPASTIVHNQLLTAQPKLTVKNLPAGVYRLTVNGTPITKASHSDWGRGLHLQNLPSQRQVNELRANIDRKNELFFYVYRAHNAEYIFGRRTKPFGAVSFPPEMQTFGKLIQQKETTIQKQAQPSGTSRWELIRLE, encoded by the coding sequence ATGCGAATTCATTCTTATCTGCTGACGTTCCTCTTACTCAGCTTTGTCTCTCATTTTGTTTCGACTTCACAGGCAGATGAAAATTCGACTGTCAACCAACAGGATCAACTCGTTTTGAAGGAGGGAGACCGGATTGTCCTGATTGGCAACACATTTGCCGACCAACAACGCCTCAATAACTACCTGGAAACACTACTGACGTCACACGCTCCCGTGAAAAACATCACCTTTCGTAATCTGGCCTGGTCGGGAGATACGTTAAGTTTACGACCGCGGCCTCTGAATTTTGGTTCGTTGGATGAACATCTCCGACAACAAAAAGCCGATATTATTCTCGCCTGTTTTGGGATGAACGAATCATTTGCAGGACAGGCAGGCCTGAAGCAATTTACTGATGACTGGGAACAATTTCTCAAGCATGTTACAGCGCAGCAATATAATGGGAAGTCGGCACCTCAGGTCGTCATGATTTCACCGATTGCACACGAAACCATGGGACCACCATTACCCGATCCAGCAGAACATAATCATAGTTTGTTGAAATATACTCAAGCAATGAAAGCAGTTGCGGCAAAATACAATGTTCCGTTTGTGGATCTCTTTACTGCCTCAAAAAAACAGATGGATGAAAATCCTTCGCAGAAACTCACTCGAAATGGAATTCATCTAAACGAGTATGGGTATTGGGTCATTGATCAAATCATTGCCAGTCAATTACTGGGAACGCAAATCAAAAGTCCCCAAATTGCCGCCGATGTGAAAAGCAAACACATCCAAGCCACGAGCGCTAAGATCATTGAAACGTCATTTCAACCTGACACCATTCAATTTACTGTCAAAGAAAAAACGCTACCGATTCCTGCACCTCCGGCCTCAACCATTGTCCACAATCAATTACTGACCGCTCAACCAAAATTGACTGTGAAAAATTTACCAGCGGGAGTTTATCGACTGACGGTGAACGGAACTCCTATCACTAAAGCCAGTCATTCTGACTGGGGCAGGGGGCTGCATTTACAAAATCTCCCCTCACAGAGACAAGTGAATGAGTTACGTGCCAACATAGATCGAAAAAATGAATTGTTTTTCTATGTCTATCGGGCACATAACGCAGAATACATTTTTGGCCGTCGCACCAAACCCTTCGGAGCAGTCTCTTTTCCTCCGGAAATGCAAACCTTTGGGAAATTGATTCAGCAGAAAGAAACGACAATTCAAAAACAGGCACAACCCAGCGGAACATCCAGGTGGGAACTGATCAGACTCGAATAG
- a CDS encoding isochorismatase family protein yields the protein MKTVSDQQRRHFLSTVFQGSVAGFLFPSLSTFANEPKKESSRSIPPVPGKFRINLRKRTAKKPATASVEQAEWNASETAIIICDMWADHPCKMAAQRVDRMAPKMNQVISQARDHGVAIIHAPSGGIQLYEETPFRDRIKKAKPAKPPVPIQGWCYLNPEKEPPLPVDDTIKRSTESSIRGCDDPIADYKKNTDRHQHPAIKIIGYDVISANGQEIFNFIEQEQRKNIVIMGVHTNMCVLGRPFGIRQMKYLGKNVVLCRDLTDALYDPRDRPYVSHTRGTEMIIEHIESHWCPSILGRDLTKVIPGSNNPDS from the coding sequence ATGAAAACTGTAAGTGATCAACAAAGGCGTCATTTTTTAAGTACGGTTTTTCAAGGCTCTGTTGCTGGGTTTCTGTTCCCATCACTCTCCACTTTTGCGAATGAACCAAAAAAAGAGTCTTCCCGAAGCATTCCCCCCGTTCCCGGAAAATTCCGGATCAACTTACGGAAACGCACGGCTAAAAAACCTGCGACTGCAAGTGTGGAGCAGGCAGAGTGGAATGCCTCGGAAACAGCGATCATCATCTGTGACATGTGGGCCGATCATCCATGTAAGATGGCTGCCCAGCGCGTCGACCGGATGGCACCAAAAATGAATCAGGTGATCTCGCAGGCACGTGACCATGGTGTTGCCATCATTCATGCACCCAGTGGCGGAATCCAGTTGTACGAAGAGACTCCCTTTCGGGATCGGATCAAAAAAGCAAAACCAGCAAAACCACCCGTGCCAATTCAAGGCTGGTGTTACTTGAATCCGGAGAAGGAGCCTCCGTTGCCAGTGGACGATACGATTAAGAGATCGACCGAGTCCAGCATACGGGGGTGTGATGACCCAATTGCGGACTACAAAAAAAATACGGATCGCCATCAACATCCGGCGATCAAGATCATTGGTTACGATGTGATTAGCGCGAATGGGCAAGAAATTTTTAATTTCATTGAGCAGGAACAACGCAAAAACATTGTCATCATGGGCGTGCATACCAACATGTGTGTGTTGGGCAGACCATTCGGAATTCGTCAAATGAAGTACCTGGGCAAGAATGTCGTCTTGTGCCGTGACTTGACTGATGCGCTCTACGACCCCCGTGATCGACCTTACGTGAGTCATACAAGGGGAACCGAAATGATCATTGAACATATCGAAAGTCACTGGTGTCCCTCGATTCTCGGTCGCGATTTAACGAAAGTAATCCCCGGTTCGAATAACCCTGATTCGTAA
- a CDS encoding DUF1559 domain-containing protein, whose product MNLKRSQKHGFTLIELLVVIAIIAILIALLLPAVQQAREAARRSSCKNNMKQLGLAFHNYHDVFSQFPLQQTCCAAGDPGSPAPQTWRIRHSWTVRILPYIDQAPIYNQMNFSTDGMHGTNLALKQERLKAVECPSDPLVQDTDIGADDAGGSQRAQTDYAISAGGHPNGAATTPGTSGAGYGQFGGVPKSRDVRGMFSRSGYSAKISQVTDGTTNTIMIGEVVGPFCRWQDWGYQSWGTMAHPINFRNEEFVAGTLSTGDANACIGFRSRHEGGAFFTMADGSVHFLSENIDGNLYRNLGDKADGNTVSGFGG is encoded by the coding sequence ATGAATCTGAAACGCTCACAGAAGCATGGTTTTACCCTGATTGAGTTACTGGTTGTCATTGCTATTATCGCCATTCTGATCGCGTTACTGTTGCCCGCCGTGCAACAGGCCCGGGAAGCGGCCCGGCGTAGTTCCTGCAAGAATAATATGAAACAACTGGGGCTGGCCTTTCATAACTATCATGATGTGTTTTCGCAGTTCCCTCTTCAGCAAACCTGTTGTGCTGCTGGAGACCCGGGTTCACCTGCACCACAAACATGGCGCATCCGTCATAGCTGGACCGTGCGTATTCTGCCGTATATCGATCAGGCACCCATTTATAATCAAATGAATTTCAGCACGGATGGAATGCATGGAACCAATCTCGCCTTGAAGCAAGAACGACTCAAAGCAGTTGAATGTCCTTCAGACCCACTCGTTCAGGATACCGATATCGGGGCAGATGATGCCGGTGGCTCCCAGCGCGCACAAACAGACTACGCCATCTCAGCCGGAGGGCACCCCAACGGTGCTGCCACAACTCCAGGTACCTCGGGGGCTGGCTATGGCCAATTTGGTGGCGTTCCGAAATCACGAGATGTACGTGGCATGTTCAGCCGTAGTGGATACTCTGCCAAAATCAGCCAGGTGACAGACGGAACGACAAATACCATAATGATCGGCGAAGTCGTGGGGCCTTTCTGCCGTTGGCAAGACTGGGGCTATCAAAGCTGGGGAACAATGGCACATCCCATCAATTTCCGGAATGAGGAATTTGTCGCGGGTACCTTAAGTACCGGAGACGCAAATGCCTGCATCGGTTTTCGCAGCCGACATGAAGGGGGTGCCTTCTTTACGATGGCCGATGGTAGTGTGCATTTTCTCAGCGAAAATATCGATGGCAACCTTTACCGAAACCTGGGCGACAAAGCAGACGGCAATACCGTGAGTGGTTTTGGCGGATAA
- a CDS encoding DUF418 domain-containing protein: protein MSNEHLKPKDHNRLEGIDLARFVALVGMVIVNFNVVMVAPEADENFSSQIAESLQGRAAATFVVLAGIGLGLGTKRHAWNQTLKVTLKRAAFLLIVGLFNSLIFEADIIHYYAFYFLFGVLLLRAPGWCLVVTMSALIAGFVGMILFFDYDAGWNWQTYSYHDFWTLQGFVRNLFFNGWHPVIPWLAFLLFGILLSRLNLGSRSVQRKLLISGATAFALISASSYWLVKTIGSLDTEAAILFSTAPVPPMPFYMLAGGSIACAVIGFCLLVESSLKRAHLLNIFTAAGRQTLTLYIVHIIIGMGTLDALGMLGTQTAQASLLAALAFCVLATIYAVVWMRFFKHGPLELLMRKVAG from the coding sequence ATGAGTAACGAGCATTTGAAACCCAAGGACCACAATCGACTGGAAGGAATTGATCTTGCGCGATTTGTCGCACTTGTGGGTATGGTCATTGTTAATTTTAATGTCGTGATGGTAGCGCCAGAAGCAGACGAAAATTTCTCCAGCCAGATTGCAGAGTCGCTACAGGGAAGAGCGGCGGCTACCTTTGTGGTTCTTGCTGGAATCGGACTAGGTCTGGGGACGAAACGACACGCTTGGAATCAGACACTCAAAGTAACACTGAAACGAGCAGCGTTTTTATTAATTGTAGGCTTATTTAATTCTCTGATCTTTGAAGCCGACATTATCCATTATTATGCATTTTACTTTTTATTCGGTGTTCTGCTTTTACGTGCACCGGGATGGTGTCTCGTTGTAACAATGAGTGCACTCATTGCTGGTTTTGTCGGGATGATCCTGTTCTTTGATTATGACGCAGGCTGGAACTGGCAGACTTATAGCTATCATGATTTTTGGACACTCCAAGGCTTTGTTCGCAACTTGTTCTTCAACGGCTGGCATCCGGTAATCCCCTGGCTGGCCTTCCTGCTGTTTGGAATTTTACTAAGTCGTCTCAACCTGGGGAGTCGATCCGTACAACGAAAACTTTTAATTAGTGGAGCCACTGCGTTCGCGCTGATTTCAGCCAGCTCCTATTGGCTTGTGAAAACGATTGGTTCACTTGACACTGAAGCCGCGATCCTGTTCTCGACCGCGCCGGTTCCCCCCATGCCATTCTACATGCTGGCAGGTGGCAGCATCGCTTGTGCGGTTATTGGGTTCTGCCTGCTGGTGGAATCGTCACTAAAAAGAGCACACTTGCTCAACATTTTCACCGCAGCGGGACGTCAAACGTTAACACTTTATATCGTGCACATCATCATCGGTATGGGCACACTCGATGCTCTGGGAATGCTCGGAACGCAGACGGCACAAGCATCTCTTCTGGCCGCCTTAGCGTTCTGCGTACTGGCAACCATATACGCGGTCGTCTGGATGCGATTCTTCAAGCACGGTCCACTTGAACTGCTGATGCGAAAAGTAGCTGGCTAA
- a CDS encoding FAD-dependent oxidoreductase — protein MRVEFDVIIVGGGGSGLAAAVRALEMGASVLVLEKQAQLGGTTGMAIGSFTANGTRMQREANISDNADDHEVDAGQFAIPEIEAQNNPTLRRFFLGQTAETLEWLRGMGLYFHGPNPEPPNRVPRMHNIVPNAKAYIAAFQAQILKRKGTIVCDAPVLELVIEDQEVTGVIALIQGARKTIKAKRGVVLAAGDYANAPELIGRFKGDRFTSIEGVNPKACGDGHLLAEKVGARLLNMDITYGPELRFVPPPGDPFEQLIPTSGFLAKLMGQLVPFMPQALINWRIKRLLLTWQHPENSLFDDGAILVNSEGRRFCNEKDSPQREIAISEQPGKAAFILLDERIAAYYSQWPHFISTAPKIAYAYVNNYLKLRPDVSVEGTTLDAVGQARNLNVQHLNDSIEQFNQYIAGQKPDAFGRTHDSHALTGNRWVLLGPAKAYFTTTEGGVAINQQLQALNDSGHPIPGLYAIGCNGMGGQILWGHGLHIAWAITSGRLVGEYLGKSKIPH, from the coding sequence GTGCGGGTCGAATTTGATGTGATTATCGTTGGCGGAGGTGGCAGCGGTCTGGCAGCAGCCGTGCGCGCTCTTGAAATGGGGGCCAGTGTACTGGTTCTGGAGAAGCAAGCTCAGTTGGGCGGCACAACAGGCATGGCCATCGGTTCCTTTACCGCAAACGGAACCCGGATGCAGCGAGAGGCGAACATCAGTGACAACGCCGATGATCATGAAGTAGACGCGGGGCAATTTGCAATTCCTGAAATTGAAGCCCAGAATAATCCTACCTTGCGTCGTTTCTTTCTGGGACAGACGGCGGAAACTCTGGAATGGCTCCGCGGCATGGGGCTCTATTTTCACGGTCCCAATCCGGAGCCCCCCAACCGTGTACCTCGGATGCATAATATTGTCCCAAACGCCAAAGCGTACATTGCCGCGTTTCAAGCGCAAATTCTGAAGCGAAAAGGAACGATCGTGTGTGATGCCCCGGTTCTCGAACTGGTTATTGAGGACCAGGAAGTCACGGGTGTAATCGCTTTGATTCAGGGAGCAAGAAAAACGATCAAAGCCAAACGAGGGGTTGTGTTAGCCGCCGGTGATTATGCAAACGCACCAGAACTCATCGGACGTTTTAAAGGTGATCGATTTACATCCATCGAAGGCGTGAATCCCAAAGCTTGCGGTGACGGACATCTGCTCGCCGAGAAAGTCGGAGCACGACTGCTGAATATGGACATCACCTATGGCCCGGAATTACGTTTTGTGCCCCCACCCGGAGATCCCTTTGAACAATTGATACCAACCAGTGGTTTCCTGGCAAAACTGATGGGGCAGCTGGTACCGTTCATGCCACAAGCATTAATCAACTGGCGGATTAAAAGGCTGCTCTTAACCTGGCAACATCCTGAGAATTCATTGTTTGATGACGGAGCGATTTTAGTGAATTCAGAAGGGCGGCGTTTCTGTAACGAAAAAGATTCCCCGCAACGCGAAATCGCAATCTCTGAGCAACCGGGGAAAGCCGCATTCATTTTATTAGATGAACGAATCGCTGCCTACTATAGCCAATGGCCACATTTTATATCGACGGCTCCTAAAATTGCATATGCTTACGTAAACAATTATCTGAAGTTGCGACCTGATGTGAGTGTCGAAGGAACGACACTGGACGCTGTAGGGCAAGCGCGCAATTTAAATGTTCAACATCTGAACGACTCAATTGAACAATTCAATCAGTATATTGCCGGTCAAAAGCCCGATGCCTTTGGACGCACACACGATTCACATGCACTTACGGGAAATCGCTGGGTGTTATTGGGACCAGCGAAAGCCTATTTCACAACCACGGAAGGAGGCGTCGCCATCAATCAACAACTGCAGGCCCTGAACGACAGCGGACATCCGATTCCCGGGTTATACGCCATTGGTTGTAACGGGATGGGCGGGCAAATTCTCTGGGGACACGGCCTGCATATTGCCTGGGCGATTACCAGCGGCCGACTGGTAGGCGAGTATCTGGGAAAATCCAAAATCCCTCATTAG
- a CDS encoding PSD1 and planctomycete cytochrome C domain-containing protein, with protein MRRLTTLIFAACWFITSAFFVVTPVWSAKKPSGKSVHAKMDPKQRAFFENKIRPVLVKKCYSCHSSQAEELGGKLRMDTRDGMREGGESGPAFVEGRPNESLLIQALRYDGLEMPPNEPLPESVISDFVTWVKMGVPDPRVAHPLIAKKPTEETTEANPALWSFQPVSDPVVPAVQNAGWCYDSIDQFILSRIESKDLRPTEDATPATLIRRLHFDLIGLPPTVEQVESFVADYQRRGQRAVAHLVDELLASPHFGERWGRHWLDVARYGESNGNDGLGRNPTFPHAWRYRDYVIQALNADVPYDRFLTEQIAGDLLPAANPDEKDRLLVATGFLAIGSKPAKAMNVNFDMDVVNDQIDVISTGVMGLSVACARCHDHKHDPIPTSDYYAMAGIFLSTETMWGFAANQPLTAPETPLHILKSKNVYIHPPESGVKPVIDKHTLSRKKKPKNIYPPGTPLAMGVREKKKPVDCKINIKGESKKLGPSVPRGFLSACKIEQPPSITAKSSGRLQLAEWLTSADHPQTSRVMVNRIWLHLYGQALVRTPDDFGVYGERPTHPQLLDHLATRFRSEGWSIKQFIRNIVLSRTYQLSSFCDEDILDFDPENRFHCRHNRRRLDAESLRDTILAVSGQLNWEPGRGSAIANVDELVNKASNLHQPSNHRSIYLCLLRHSEPPELSAFDLPDSTKPVGKRNETTLPTQSLFLINSSFLIDQAQYFAKDILAISKLDERGRVIQVYRRALNRAPSDSELQRSLTLLKNVDSELKEEISQDAIRQVTVWATLCQALLSTNEFRYVD; from the coding sequence ATGCGTAGACTTACGACTCTGATTTTTGCCGCTTGCTGGTTCATCACGAGTGCCTTCTTTGTGGTGACACCCGTTTGGAGCGCAAAAAAGCCATCGGGTAAGTCAGTCCACGCGAAAATGGACCCCAAACAACGGGCGTTTTTTGAAAACAAGATTCGTCCGGTACTTGTCAAAAAATGTTACTCCTGCCATTCTTCCCAAGCGGAAGAACTGGGCGGCAAACTGCGGATGGATACGCGTGATGGCATGCGCGAAGGAGGCGAATCAGGACCGGCTTTTGTTGAAGGACGACCGAATGAAAGCCTGCTCATCCAGGCGTTGCGATACGATGGTCTGGAGATGCCCCCCAATGAGCCTCTACCAGAATCTGTCATCAGTGATTTTGTGACCTGGGTCAAAATGGGAGTCCCGGATCCGCGTGTCGCTCACCCGTTGATTGCGAAAAAACCAACCGAAGAAACCACTGAAGCGAATCCCGCTCTCTGGTCGTTTCAACCTGTTTCCGATCCTGTGGTTCCAGCAGTTCAGAATGCAGGCTGGTGTTACGACTCCATCGATCAGTTTATCCTCTCTCGGATTGAGTCAAAAGATTTGAGACCCACCGAAGATGCGACTCCGGCAACATTGATACGAAGACTGCATTTCGATTTGATTGGTCTTCCCCCGACGGTCGAACAGGTGGAATCGTTCGTTGCCGATTATCAACGCCGAGGGCAACGGGCCGTTGCGCATCTGGTTGACGAATTACTCGCGTCTCCCCATTTTGGAGAACGCTGGGGTCGGCACTGGCTGGATGTGGCCCGCTACGGAGAATCCAACGGTAATGATGGTCTGGGTCGTAATCCTACATTCCCTCATGCCTGGCGGTATCGAGATTATGTCATTCAGGCTTTGAATGCTGATGTTCCGTATGATCGTTTTCTGACCGAACAGATTGCCGGCGATTTGTTACCTGCTGCGAATCCGGATGAAAAAGACCGCTTGCTGGTTGCCACAGGATTTTTGGCCATCGGATCAAAACCAGCGAAAGCAATGAATGTCAACTTTGATATGGATGTCGTCAACGATCAAATTGATGTCATCAGCACGGGTGTCATGGGACTCAGCGTGGCTTGTGCCCGTTGCCATGATCATAAACACGATCCGATTCCCACCAGCGACTACTATGCCATGGCGGGAATCTTTTTAAGCACTGAAACCATGTGGGGCTTTGCCGCAAATCAACCATTAACAGCGCCGGAAACTCCCTTACATATCCTGAAATCGAAGAACGTCTACATTCATCCGCCGGAAAGCGGTGTGAAACCCGTAATTGATAAGCATACTTTGTCGAGAAAAAAGAAGCCGAAAAACATCTACCCTCCTGGAACACCACTGGCGATGGGGGTTCGCGAAAAGAAAAAGCCGGTCGACTGTAAAATCAATATCAAAGGGGAATCCAAGAAGCTGGGGCCCAGTGTGCCCCGCGGATTTCTGTCGGCCTGTAAGATTGAACAACCACCCTCCATTACAGCGAAGTCGAGTGGTCGTCTGCAACTGGCTGAGTGGCTCACTTCTGCGGATCATCCGCAGACTTCTCGGGTCATGGTCAACCGGATCTGGCTGCACTTATATGGTCAAGCACTCGTACGCACGCCGGATGACTTTGGCGTCTATGGTGAACGTCCTACGCATCCTCAATTGCTGGATCATCTGGCAACACGCTTCCGGTCAGAAGGCTGGTCAATTAAACAATTCATTCGCAATATCGTACTCAGTCGCACCTATCAACTCAGCAGCTTCTGTGATGAGGACATACTGGATTTCGATCCAGAAAATCGATTCCATTGTCGGCATAATCGGCGTCGTTTAGATGCGGAATCTCTAAGGGACACTATCCTGGCTGTCAGCGGTCAATTGAATTGGGAACCCGGTCGGGGATCTGCGATTGCGAATGTGGACGAACTCGTGAATAAAGCGAGCAATCTGCATCAACCCAGTAATCATCGCAGTATTTACTTGTGCCTCCTGCGCCATTCGGAGCCACCAGAACTCTCGGCCTTTGACCTGCCGGATTCCACCAAGCCCGTCGGAAAACGGAATGAAACCACGCTGCCAACCCAGAGCCTGTTTCTGATCAATAGTTCGTTTCTCATTGATCAGGCACAATACTTTGCTAAAGACATCCTGGCAATTTCGAAACTGGATGAGAGAGGTCGTGTGATTCAAGTTTATCGAAGAGCTTTGAACCGCGCACCAAGTGACAGTGAATTACAACGATCGCTGACTTTGCTGAAAAATGTGGATTCGGAACTCAAAGAAGAGATTTCTCAGGACGCGATTCGTCAAGTGACCGTCTGGGCAACCCTCTGTCAGGCTTTGTTATCTACCAATGAATTTCGTTACGTTGATTAA
- a CDS encoding DUF1501 domain-containing protein has protein sequence MNHNRKKPVMPVISRREMLRSASCGFGYLALTALCGQPSFARDSSVIANLSARSPQLPARAKRVIFLCMSGGPAQMDTFDYKPQTGKKKHPGSVFKFDQHGESGLWISELLPETAKHADKLCVLNGMHADITNHAQSFLQLHTGDRLRPRPSLGSWVVYGLGTENQNIPGFISLYPSKPSVYSSAFLPPVYEGTPIGLNTTNMSTATISNIKSEHLPVSVKRQQLDFVQSMNREHATLRSDDARLDAVIESMELGFRMQMTAPELLDISQETKSTLERYRVGQGKTVGTCKDSDFGRQCLLARRFAEAGVRFIEVNHGSWDQHKNHREDLTANCESTDAPIAALLEDLEQRGLLEETLVVWGGEFGRPGLVPENGKNESGHNARGFTFWMAGGGIKRGLAYGKTDPTGARAIEGKVHFRDLHATILHQLGLHHDQLTFKQGEREFRLTGIEGGKVVHDIIA, from the coding sequence ATGAATCACAATCGAAAGAAACCAGTCATGCCTGTCATCTCGCGACGTGAAATGTTACGTTCGGCCTCTTGTGGATTTGGCTATCTGGCACTAACTGCACTTTGTGGCCAACCATCGTTTGCCCGAGATTCCTCAGTGATTGCCAATCTTTCCGCCAGATCACCACAGTTACCCGCGCGAGCCAAACGCGTGATCTTTTTGTGCATGAGTGGTGGCCCCGCTCAAATGGATACGTTTGATTATAAACCGCAAACCGGGAAGAAAAAACATCCGGGGTCTGTCTTCAAATTCGATCAGCATGGAGAAAGTGGTCTCTGGATTTCGGAGCTACTGCCAGAAACAGCAAAACATGCAGACAAGTTATGTGTGCTGAATGGCATGCACGCGGATATTACGAATCACGCTCAGTCGTTTCTACAATTACATACGGGTGATCGATTGCGTCCCCGTCCCAGTTTGGGATCCTGGGTTGTGTATGGCCTGGGTACGGAAAATCAGAACATTCCGGGTTTCATCAGTCTTTATCCTTCGAAGCCCTCTGTCTATTCCAGTGCATTTCTACCACCCGTTTACGAAGGAACGCCCATTGGCCTTAATACCACGAATATGTCGACTGCTACAATCAGTAATATCAAGAGCGAGCATCTTCCCGTTTCTGTCAAACGACAACAACTGGATTTTGTGCAATCTATGAATCGTGAGCATGCGACTCTTCGTTCCGATGATGCCCGTCTGGACGCCGTTATTGAATCGATGGAGCTCGGTTTTCGGATGCAGATGACGGCTCCTGAATTGCTCGACATCAGCCAGGAAACCAAATCGACATTAGAACGCTATCGCGTGGGACAGGGTAAAACGGTTGGTACTTGTAAAGATTCGGACTTTGGACGTCAGTGTCTGTTAGCACGACGTTTTGCTGAAGCAGGGGTGCGTTTTATTGAAGTCAATCACGGCAGTTGGGATCAACATAAAAACCATCGTGAGGATCTGACTGCAAACTGTGAATCAACGGATGCTCCGATTGCCGCATTACTGGAAGATCTGGAACAACGTGGTTTACTTGAAGAAACACTGGTTGTCTGGGGGGGCGAATTTGGTCGTCCCGGTCTGGTCCCCGAAAATGGCAAAAACGAAAGCGGCCACAATGCACGTGGCTTTACGTTCTGGATGGCCGGCGGTGGCATCAAACGAGGGCTTGCTTATGGGAAAACCGATCCTACAGGCGCGCGAGCCATCGAAGGCAAAGTTCATTTCCGTGATTTGCATGCCACGATCTTACATCAATTAGGACTGCACCACGATCAATTAACGTTCAAACAAGGCGAGCGAGAGTTCCGGCTGACAGGCATTGAAGGTGGGAAAGTTGTCCACGATATCATTGCATGA
- a CDS encoding sulfatase-like hydrolase/transferase, with product MQHTLNQICLGLFLIFFSHHVQAAERPNFLIIFTDDQGLNDVGCYGSEIPTPNIDQLAKEGLLFRQYYSASSICTPSRFGLLTGRNPSRSQDRLLGALMFMSTLDKNRGIQPGETTIAEVLQQNDYQTALIGKWHLGHGNKTFLPTSHGFDLFRGHTGGCIDYFTMTYGNIPDWYHNQHTVSENGYATDLITEEAEHFLKGQQIAKKPFFLFLSYNAPHFGKGWSPSDQSAINIMQARGSDLKRVGNIKDKVRREFAAMTIALDDGIGRVMTALKNNGLDQNTLVIFMTDHGGTYVYGGSNQPFRGAKASLFEGGIRVPCIMRWPGKIQAATETNEVTWALDLFPTICQLANVDTGGLLLDGQDISSLLTKQTPVGTRELLWQLGPHEELKRGRWTALRQADWKYIQNEDGEEFLFDLKADPYEKQNRVTDKPGKLKELQKRRDELVNELSP from the coding sequence ATGCAACATACCCTAAATCAAATTTGCCTTGGTCTCTTTTTGATCTTCTTTTCTCATCACGTACAGGCGGCAGAGAGACCTAACTTTCTGATTATTTTCACGGATGATCAGGGACTCAACGATGTCGGCTGTTACGGAAGTGAAATTCCGACACCGAATATTGATCAGCTTGCGAAAGAAGGCCTACTGTTTCGCCAATATTATTCCGCCTCTTCGATTTGTACCCCTTCCCGCTTTGGGCTTTTGACAGGCCGCAACCCAAGCCGCTCTCAGGACCGGTTATTGGGGGCCTTAATGTTTATGAGTACGTTGGATAAAAATCGCGGTATTCAACCTGGCGAAACAACTATTGCTGAAGTTCTACAACAGAACGACTATCAGACAGCGTTGATTGGCAAATGGCATCTGGGGCACGGAAACAAAACATTTCTCCCTACTTCCCATGGCTTCGATTTATTTCGCGGACATACAGGAGGGTGTATTGATTATTTCACAATGACGTATGGAAATATTCCCGACTGGTATCACAACCAGCACACTGTTTCCGAGAATGGTTATGCGACCGACTTGATTACTGAAGAAGCAGAACATTTCTTGAAAGGTCAACAGATTGCCAAAAAACCATTCTTTCTATTTCTTTCTTATAATGCCCCGCATTTTGGTAAAGGCTGGTCCCCCAGCGATCAAAGTGCGATTAATATTATGCAGGCGCGAGGGTCTGATTTGAAGCGGGTTGGGAATATTAAAGATAAAGTCCGCCGTGAGTTTGCCGCGATGACTATTGCGCTGGATGATGGAATCGGTCGTGTGATGACTGCGCTAAAAAATAATGGACTCGATCAAAATACTTTGGTGATTTTTATGACTGACCATGGTGGCACATACGTTTATGGCGGTAGTAATCAACCATTTCGAGGAGCGAAGGCCAGTCTGTTTGAAGGAGGAATTCGTGTTCCCTGTATCATGCGCTGGCCTGGGAAAATTCAAGCGGCTACTGAAACAAATGAGGTCACCTGGGCCCTGGATCTGTTTCCAACGATCTGCCAATTGGCAAATGTTGATACTGGCGGATTGCTTCTCGATGGTCAGGATATTTCCAGCTTGCTGACAAAGCAAACACCTGTCGGAACCAGAGAGTTGTTATGGCAACTTGGACCACACGAAGAATTGAAACGCGGACGATGGACCGCATTACGCCAAGCAGACTGGAAATACATCCAAAATGAAGATGGCGAAGAATTTTTGTTCGACCTTAAAGCCGATCCTTACGAGAAACAGAATCGAGTAACGGACAAGCCAGGCAAACTGAAAGAACTCCAGAAACGTCGGGATGAGCTTGTGAACGAACTGTCGCCTTAG